One genomic segment of Drosophila melanogaster chromosome 3R includes these proteins:
- the CG42322 gene encoding uncharacterized protein, isoform N yields the protein MTRDGEIPAIFNPKRVRTPSVVVTGDSSTNGPYSNNSTGGAGASSSTAVAPGSSAQNGGSGSGAAGSCGFSNVLTSSNPQITHQDSISSSQQDPNEVVIIPADTPTSAPGSHNAAHHFGGGDSSDTQTEQQQANGHGEESELRFRKLQACKESCCSELARKMYFGVCVTILMTASWVGATHCIKYMYKYRAPYDDLLNDDQDTSSSRADLSTELEDILAISDSSLHHVEDATEMFNIPPRQPVYFSAPFFAAWFFTNFSLLFFPIYLLGLVSTRKCEKLSDILGDVLRGFRERGFTVGRFLNRCLCFCILWLVTTYLYTLSLHVLYATDALALFATNVACVYLLSWVILHEQFVGVRIVAIILCDTGIALLAYMDGITESRTLSGVVLATLAGAGYAVFRVMFRKVMGDPPVSQIAFIFTALGFLNALLLWPVVLGLYLTGTESLTSESIPWNLLFAASLLLLVFHVLMQFSAAVTYNMFVTLGLITAVPVSGALDVILYSANFAGMKLAGVILIGIGFFLVMFPANWPDYITRLLRKSVRAILRYQCCCELAEIRYAHSKHHNAGSQCEMGSRPSERYFNRSASHHYRLSDGIHKVPSSFTLWPCEMTDLSPTTSGFLHGHGGANAQHHQQLLHHQQQQHQQTHQQHLQQQYHHRQHSLHQQHLQRQHSHTSLTKIHRQSSSHSVHGGGGRADHHRTTTGATGRLFSYFGNEQDHERKKSETSFFNLGFRRKSTVVYYAPAD from the exons ATGACGCGCGACGGCGAAATTCCAGCTATTTTCAATCCGAAAAGAGTGCGCACTCCTTCCGTGGTGGTCACCGGCGACTCCTCGACGAATGGACCGTACAGCAACAATAGCACCGGCGGGGCGggagccagcagcagcacggcAGTGGCCCCCGGTTCGTCTGCCCAAAACGGCGGCAGTGGCAGCGGAGCAGCGGGCAGCTGCGGGTTCAGCAACGTGCTCACCTCGAGCAATCCGCAAATAACCCACCAAGACTCGATATCGTCGAGCCAACAGGACCCCAATGAGGTGGTCATCATCCCGGCGGACACACCAACGAGCGCACCGGGCAGCCACAATGCGGCGCACCACTTCGGAGGCGGCGACTCCAGCGACACCCAGacggagcagcagcaagccAACGGGCACGGCGAGGAGTCCGAGCTTCGCTTCCGAAAGTTGCAGGCCTGCAAGGAGTCATGCTGCTCCGAACTGGCCCGGAAG ATGTACTTCGGAGTGTGCGTGACCATCCTGATGACCGCGTCGTGGGTGGGGGCCACCCACTGCATTAAGTACATGTACAAGTACCGTGCTCCGTACGACGACTTGCTGAACGACGACCAGGACACGTCCTCGAGCCGCGCGGACCTGAGCACGGAGCTGGAGGATATACTGGCCATCAGCGACTCGTCGCTGCACCACGTCGAGGACGCCACCGAGATGTTCAACATACCACCGCGCCAGCCGGTCTACTTCAGCGCCCCCTTCTTCGCCGCCTGGTTCTTCACCAACTTCTCGCTGCTCTTCTTCCCCATCTACCTGCTGGGTCTGGTCTCCACCCGCAAGTGCGAGAAGCTGAGCGACATCCTTGGCGACGTGCTGCGAGGATTCCGGGAGCGCGGCTTCACAGTGG GTCGCTTCCTCAATCGCTGCCTCTGCTTCTGCATTTTGTGGCTGGTCACCACCTACCTGTACACCCTGTCCCTGCACGTCCTCTACGCCACGGATGCCCTGGCCCTGTTCGCCACCAACGTGGCATGCGTGTACCTGCTATCCTGGGTGATCCTGCACGAGCAGTtcgtgggcgttaga ATCGTGGCCATTATACTTTGCGACACAGGAATAGCGTTGCTAGCCTATATGGATGGAATTACGGAAAGCCGAACCCTGAGCGGCGTGGTCTTGGCCACATTGGCTGGAGCTGGCTATGCCGTGTTTAGG GTTATGTTCCGCAAGGTGATGGGCGATCCGCCGGTGAGCCAAATCGCCTTCATATTCACCGCCCTCGGCTTCCTCAACGCCCTGCTGCTGTGGCCCGTAGTGCTGGGACTCTACCTGACTGGCACGGAAAGCCTCACCTCGGAGAGCATACCCTGGAACCTGCTGTTCGCGGCGAGCCTCCTGCTCCTCG TTTTCCACGTTCTGATGCAGTTCAGTGCCGCCGTTACGTACAACATGTTTGTGACATTGGGTCTGATTACGGCTGTGCCCGTTTCTGGCG CCCTCGATGTCATACTATACAGTGCGAACTTTGCTGGCATGAAACTGGCCGGAGTTATCCTGATTGGCATCGGATTTTTCCTCGTCATGTTTCCCGCCAACTGGCCAGACTATATAACGCGATTGTTGCG AAAGAGCGTTCGTGCCATACTCCGCTACCAATGTTGTTGTGAATTAGCCGAAATTCGCTATGCTCATTCG AAGCATCATAATGCTGGGTCACAATGCGAG ATGGGGTCGCGGCCCTCGGAGCGGTACTTCAACAGGTCAGCATCCCACCATTATCGACTATCGGACGGGATACATAAGGTCCCATCTTCGTTCACCCTCTGGCCGTGTGAGATGACTGATCTGTCGCCGACCACCTCTGGGTTTCTACATGGCCATGGCGGCGCCAACGCACAGCATCACCAGCAACTTTTgcaccaccaacagcagcagcatcagcagacCCACCAGCAGCACCTCCAGCAGCAGTACCACCACCGGCAGCACTCgctccaccagcagcacctGCAGCGCCAGCACTCGCACACCTCGCTGACCAAGATCCACCGCCagagcagcagccacagcgTCCACGGTGGTGGCGGGCGGGCGGATCACCACCGAACCACTACCGGAGCCACCGGACGGCTCTTCTCCTACTTCGGAAACGAGCAGGATCACGAGCGCAAGAAGTCGGAGACTTCGTTCTTTAATCTCGGATTTCGGAGGAAGTCCACTGTGGTCTACTACGCTCCAGCGGATTGA
- the CG42322 gene encoding uncharacterized protein, isoform I produces the protein MTRDGEIPAIFNPKRVRTPSVVVTGDSSTNGPYSNNSTGGAGASSSTAVAPGSSAQNGGSGSGAAGSCGFSNVLTSSNPQITHQDSISSSQQDPNEVVIIPADTPTSAPGSHNAAHHFGGGDSSDTQTEQQQANGHGEESELRFRKLQACKESCCSELARKMYFGVCVTILMTASWVGATHCIKYMYKYRAPYDDLLNDDQDTSSSRADLSTELEDILAISDSSLHHVEDATEMFNIPPRQPVYFSAPFFAAWFFTNFSLLFFPIYLLGLVSTRKCEKLSDILGDVLRGFRERGFTVGRFLNRCLCFCILWLVTTYLYTLSLHVLYATDALALFATNVACVYLLSWVILHEQFVGVRIVAIILCDTGIALLAYMDGITESRTLSGVVLATLAGAGYAVFRVMFRKVMGDPPVSQIAFIFTALGFLNALLLWPVVLGLYLTGTESLTSESIPWNLLFAASLLLLVFHVLMQFSAAVTYNMFVTLGLITAVPVSGALDVILYSANFAGMKLAGVILIGIGFFLVMFPANWPDYITRLLRKSVRAILRYQCCCELAEIRYAHSMGSRPSERYFNRSASHHYRLSDGIHKVPSSFTLWPCEMTDLSPTTSGFLHGHGGANAQHHQQLLHHQQQQHQQTHQQHLQQQYHHRQHSLHQQHLQRQHSHTSLTKIHRQSSSHSVHGGGGRADHHRTTTGATGRLFSYFGNEQDHERKKSETSFFNLGFRRKSTVVYYAPAD, from the exons ATGACGCGCGACGGCGAAATTCCAGCTATTTTCAATCCGAAAAGAGTGCGCACTCCTTCCGTGGTGGTCACCGGCGACTCCTCGACGAATGGACCGTACAGCAACAATAGCACCGGCGGGGCGggagccagcagcagcacggcAGTGGCCCCCGGTTCGTCTGCCCAAAACGGCGGCAGTGGCAGCGGAGCAGCGGGCAGCTGCGGGTTCAGCAACGTGCTCACCTCGAGCAATCCGCAAATAACCCACCAAGACTCGATATCGTCGAGCCAACAGGACCCCAATGAGGTGGTCATCATCCCGGCGGACACACCAACGAGCGCACCGGGCAGCCACAATGCGGCGCACCACTTCGGAGGCGGCGACTCCAGCGACACCCAGacggagcagcagcaagccAACGGGCACGGCGAGGAGTCCGAGCTTCGCTTCCGAAAGTTGCAGGCCTGCAAGGAGTCATGCTGCTCCGAACTGGCCCGGAAG ATGTACTTCGGAGTGTGCGTGACCATCCTGATGACCGCGTCGTGGGTGGGGGCCACCCACTGCATTAAGTACATGTACAAGTACCGTGCTCCGTACGACGACTTGCTGAACGACGACCAGGACACGTCCTCGAGCCGCGCGGACCTGAGCACGGAGCTGGAGGATATACTGGCCATCAGCGACTCGTCGCTGCACCACGTCGAGGACGCCACCGAGATGTTCAACATACCACCGCGCCAGCCGGTCTACTTCAGCGCCCCCTTCTTCGCCGCCTGGTTCTTCACCAACTTCTCGCTGCTCTTCTTCCCCATCTACCTGCTGGGTCTGGTCTCCACCCGCAAGTGCGAGAAGCTGAGCGACATCCTTGGCGACGTGCTGCGAGGATTCCGGGAGCGCGGCTTCACAGTGG GTCGCTTCCTCAATCGCTGCCTCTGCTTCTGCATTTTGTGGCTGGTCACCACCTACCTGTACACCCTGTCCCTGCACGTCCTCTACGCCACGGATGCCCTGGCCCTGTTCGCCACCAACGTGGCATGCGTGTACCTGCTATCCTGGGTGATCCTGCACGAGCAGTtcgtgggcgttaga ATCGTGGCCATTATACTTTGCGACACAGGAATAGCGTTGCTAGCCTATATGGATGGAATTACGGAAAGCCGAACCCTGAGCGGCGTGGTCTTGGCCACATTGGCTGGAGCTGGCTATGCCGTGTTTAGG GTTATGTTCCGCAAGGTGATGGGCGATCCGCCGGTGAGCCAAATCGCCTTCATATTCACCGCCCTCGGCTTCCTCAACGCCCTGCTGCTGTGGCCCGTAGTGCTGGGACTCTACCTGACTGGCACGGAAAGCCTCACCTCGGAGAGCATACCCTGGAACCTGCTGTTCGCGGCGAGCCTCCTGCTCCTCG TTTTCCACGTTCTGATGCAGTTCAGTGCCGCCGTTACGTACAACATGTTTGTGACATTGGGTCTGATTACGGCTGTGCCCGTTTCTGGCG CCCTCGATGTCATACTATACAGTGCGAACTTTGCTGGCATGAAACTGGCCGGAGTTATCCTGATTGGCATCGGATTTTTCCTCGTCATGTTTCCCGCCAACTGGCCAGACTATATAACGCGATTGTTGCG AAAGAGCGTTCGTGCCATACTCCGCTACCAATGTTGTTGTGAATTAGCCGAAATTCGCTATGCTCATTCG ATGGGGTCGCGGCCCTCGGAGCGGTACTTCAACAGGTCAGCATCCCACCATTATCGACTATCGGACGGGATACATAAGGTCCCATCTTCGTTCACCCTCTGGCCGTGTGAGATGACTGATCTGTCGCCGACCACCTCTGGGTTTCTACATGGCCATGGCGGCGCCAACGCACAGCATCACCAGCAACTTTTgcaccaccaacagcagcagcatcagcagacCCACCAGCAGCACCTCCAGCAGCAGTACCACCACCGGCAGCACTCgctccaccagcagcacctGCAGCGCCAGCACTCGCACACCTCGCTGACCAAGATCCACCGCCagagcagcagccacagcgTCCACGGTGGTGGCGGGCGGGCGGATCACCACCGAACCACTACCGGAGCCACCGGACGGCTCTTCTCCTACTTCGGAAACGAGCAGGATCACGAGCGCAAGAAGTCGGAGACTTCGTTCTTTAATCTCGGATTTCGGAGGAAGTCCACTGTGGTCTACTACGCTCCAGCGGATTGA
- the CG42322 gene encoding uncharacterized protein, isoform M, producing MTRDGEIPAIFNPKRVRTPSVVVTGDSSTNGPYSNNSTGGAGASSSTAVAPGSSAQNGGSGSGAAGSCGFSNVLTSSNPQITHQDSISSSQQDPNEVVIIPADTPTSAPGSHNAAHHFGGGDSSDTQTEQQQANGHGEESELRFRKLQACKESCCSELARKMYFGVCVTILMTASWVGATHCIKYMYKYRAPYDDLLNDDQDTSSSRADLSTELEDILAISDSSLHHVEDATEMFNIPPRQPVYFSAPFFAAWFFTNFSLLFFPIYLLGLVSTRKCEKLSDILGDVLRGFRERGFTVGRFLNRCLCFCILWLVTTYLYTLSLHVLYATDALALFATNVACVYLLSWVILHEQFVGVRIVAIILCDTGIALLAYMDGITESRTLSGVVLATLAGAGYAVFRVMFRKVMGDPPVSQIAFIFTALGFLNALLLWPVVLGLYLTGTESLTSESIPWNLLFAASLLLLVFHVLMQFSAAVTYNMFVTLGLITAVPVSGALDVILYSANFAGMKLAGVILIGIGFFLVMFPANWPDYITRLLRSIIMLGHNASGRPALCKRDAIVTGPSTRYAQRHITRTHHIS from the exons ATGACGCGCGACGGCGAAATTCCAGCTATTTTCAATCCGAAAAGAGTGCGCACTCCTTCCGTGGTGGTCACCGGCGACTCCTCGACGAATGGACCGTACAGCAACAATAGCACCGGCGGGGCGggagccagcagcagcacggcAGTGGCCCCCGGTTCGTCTGCCCAAAACGGCGGCAGTGGCAGCGGAGCAGCGGGCAGCTGCGGGTTCAGCAACGTGCTCACCTCGAGCAATCCGCAAATAACCCACCAAGACTCGATATCGTCGAGCCAACAGGACCCCAATGAGGTGGTCATCATCCCGGCGGACACACCAACGAGCGCACCGGGCAGCCACAATGCGGCGCACCACTTCGGAGGCGGCGACTCCAGCGACACCCAGacggagcagcagcaagccAACGGGCACGGCGAGGAGTCCGAGCTTCGCTTCCGAAAGTTGCAGGCCTGCAAGGAGTCATGCTGCTCCGAACTGGCCCGGAAG ATGTACTTCGGAGTGTGCGTGACCATCCTGATGACCGCGTCGTGGGTGGGGGCCACCCACTGCATTAAGTACATGTACAAGTACCGTGCTCCGTACGACGACTTGCTGAACGACGACCAGGACACGTCCTCGAGCCGCGCGGACCTGAGCACGGAGCTGGAGGATATACTGGCCATCAGCGACTCGTCGCTGCACCACGTCGAGGACGCCACCGAGATGTTCAACATACCACCGCGCCAGCCGGTCTACTTCAGCGCCCCCTTCTTCGCCGCCTGGTTCTTCACCAACTTCTCGCTGCTCTTCTTCCCCATCTACCTGCTGGGTCTGGTCTCCACCCGCAAGTGCGAGAAGCTGAGCGACATCCTTGGCGACGTGCTGCGAGGATTCCGGGAGCGCGGCTTCACAGTGG GTCGCTTCCTCAATCGCTGCCTCTGCTTCTGCATTTTGTGGCTGGTCACCACCTACCTGTACACCCTGTCCCTGCACGTCCTCTACGCCACGGATGCCCTGGCCCTGTTCGCCACCAACGTGGCATGCGTGTACCTGCTATCCTGGGTGATCCTGCACGAGCAGTtcgtgggcgttaga ATCGTGGCCATTATACTTTGCGACACAGGAATAGCGTTGCTAGCCTATATGGATGGAATTACGGAAAGCCGAACCCTGAGCGGCGTGGTCTTGGCCACATTGGCTGGAGCTGGCTATGCCGTGTTTAGG GTTATGTTCCGCAAGGTGATGGGCGATCCGCCGGTGAGCCAAATCGCCTTCATATTCACCGCCCTCGGCTTCCTCAACGCCCTGCTGCTGTGGCCCGTAGTGCTGGGACTCTACCTGACTGGCACGGAAAGCCTCACCTCGGAGAGCATACCCTGGAACCTGCTGTTCGCGGCGAGCCTCCTGCTCCTCG TTTTCCACGTTCTGATGCAGTTCAGTGCCGCCGTTACGTACAACATGTTTGTGACATTGGGTCTGATTACGGCTGTGCCCGTTTCTGGCG CCCTCGATGTCATACTATACAGTGCGAACTTTGCTGGCATGAAACTGGCCGGAGTTATCCTGATTGGCATCGGATTTTTCCTCGTCATGTTTCCCGCCAACTGGCCAGACTATATAACGCGATTGTTGCG AAGCATCATAATGCTGGGTCACAATGCGAG CGGTAGGCCAGCGCTTTGTAAACGAGATGCTATAGTCACGGGACCGTCCACCAGATATGCGCAGCGGCACATCACGCGCACGCACCATATAAGCTAA
- the Prosalpha4T1 gene encoding proteasome alpha4 subunit, Testis-specific 1, which translates to MSSRYGRALTIFSPDGHLLQVEYAQEAVRKGSTAVGVRGANCVVLGVEKSSVSEMQEDRTVRKISMLDRHVALAFAGLTADARILINRGQVECQSHRLNFENQVTLEYITRYLAQLKQKYTQCNGRRPFGISCLIGGIDADGSARLFHTEPSGIFHEYKATATGRWANTVREFFEKAYSDHEVTTKCDAIKLAMRALLEVTQMSQMRLEVAVLENGKPMKMLDSVVISEIVKIVQNEKELQAKAHKMKR; encoded by the coding sequence ATGTCCTCACGCTACGGTCGAGCTCTAACCATATTCTCGCCGGATGGCCACCTGTTGCAGGTGGAGTACGCCCAGGAAGCTGTTCGAAAGGGCTCCACAGCGGTCGGCGTTCGTGGAGCCAATTGTGTGGTGCTGGGTGTGGAGAAGAGCTCGGTGTCCGAGATGCAGGAGGATCGGACGGTGCGCAAGATCAGCATGCTCGATCGCCACGTGGCGTTGGCATTTGCCGGTCTCACGGCCGATGCACGGATCCTTATAAATCGAGGGCAGGTCGAGTGCCAGAGCCATCGACTCAACTTCGAAAACCAGGTGACCCTCGAGTACATCACCAGATACCTTGCCCAGCTCAAGCAGAAGTACACGCAGTGCAATGGACGTCGTCCTTTCGGTATATCGTGTCTAATAGGAGGCATTGACGCCGATGGCTCTGCACGTCTCTTTCATACCGAACCATCCGGGATATTCCACGAGTACAAGGCGACCGCCACTGGGCGTTGGGCAAATACTGTGAGGGAGTTTTTTGAGAAGGCCTATAGCGATCATGAAGTGACAACCAAATGTGATGCCATCAAACTAGCCATGCGTGCCCTTCTCGAAGTAACCCAGATGAGCCAGATGCGCCTGGAGGTGGCCGTATTGGAGAATGGCAAGCCAATGAAAATGCTGGACAGTGTAGTAATTTCGGAAATAGTCAAGATCGTTCAGAACGAAAAGGAGCTCCAAGCGAAGGCACATAAAATGAAGAGATGA